TTTTTCTTGACGAAAGCTGTTAAAAACTTTCTGCCATCATGTGTAGGGTGGAGTGTTAAAAATTCTTTATTTCGTTTGAAATAATCAAGTGAACTTAGTTGATTGTGTATATTTTCAGCTACGGCAATCTCACCTGCTGTTTCAGAAATACTTGGAACTGCAACTAATGAAGAAAGCAGTTGAATTAATTGCTCTTTAGTTTGCCATTTCAAAATGAACACTCCCTTTAGATACTTTTATTTATGTAAATGTATCATGTCAAAATGGTTTATTAAAGTAGATTTTTCATGCTATATTGTATAATAGCAATGAAAGCAATATAGCTTTTATAAATGGGGTGTTATTATGGAGAAAATAATTTTATTTGATGGGGTTTGTAACCTCTGTAACTTCGGAGTGCAATTTGTAATTAAACGAGATCCCAAAAAACAGTTTAAGTTCGCTTCAATCCAGAGTGAAATCGGTGAGAAGTTGATGATAAAACATTATGGGAAAGTTGAGTTGGATAGTTTTGTTTACATTGAGGGTAAGAATAGTTACAAAAAATCCACTGCTGCATTAAAAGTATGTAAACATTTAAGAGGGGCATGGAAACTATTATTTATTCTTTTAATTATACCAACTCCAATTCGTGATTTCTTTTACGGAAAAATTGCAAAGAACCGTTATAAAATGTTTGGGAAAAAAGATAGTTGTATGCTTCCTTCGCCGGAGTTGAAGGAGCGGTTTTTATCATAAGTAACGACTAGGCTATAATACTTGATTTATTTGAAATACCCCTATATAATTACATCTTGTCTAGTATTCATGGGGCTGGTTGCGTAGCTGGTGCTTGCCTAGGTCTTCAAAACCTTTTGGGAGGTGCGTGCCATCTCTGGTGGGTTCGATTCCCACACAGTCCCGCCAATCCTTACATATCAATGGTATAAGACTTATTGCTCATTAATAAGTAAGCCTCATTTTTTTCCCTCCCGACACTCCGGGTGCCATTTGGGTGCCAATTGTCTTTCACTAGTATTCGTTGCCATCATCCTCGTCAAAAACTTCAACAGCCTGTTCCTGAAGAGAAGGAATCACATGACTAAACAAATCTAAAGTAATACCAATTTTCATAAAAATACCTTCTAAATATAGTATTGTGTTTGACTAAAACCTAATTTTTATACTTTTTGAGGGTAGCTTCTATTATTTTGTTTAACTCATTTATAGACATTTTCTTAGGTTGATGCTCTGTAGTAGTTAGTTTCACTTTTAATTCTTTCAATATTCCGTCTAATTGCAATATTTTATCTTTTGAATCTGCCTTTATTTCCTGGTTACTCACTAAAATATCTTTAAAAAACAAACGATTATTTAAAAAGAAAATATTATTGTAATCCTGTGGATTATGACTTATTTTAACGTCAAGTTGTATAAATGCATTATATGCTTGTAAAATCTTGTAGTTACTATAATCTTCATTATCTAGCATATAGTCTAATACACCCTCAGCAAACACTATCGAACTTGTAAATGATTTTACATACTCGATGTTTCGTTCTTTTCTCTCTAACAATAAATAAATGTTAGAAACTATGCTAATTATAAGAATAATAACAACCAAAGCTTTAAATATTTTCATTTCTTCCCCCACACTTTGTTTTGTAAAATAAAATTAATTAGGTTTTTCTCTACTAGTTTCGTTTATAAAGACTTACTAGACACGCATTCTTTAGAAACATCTATTCTAATAATATTGATGTAATAACATTGATGATAAATATCAATCTAATATATATTTGCTAGAACACTATTAATTTCTTTTACTGATTTCTCTGAAATTGAAAAAGTTGTATGAGAATCTTTATCATTCATTAGTATTCCACTATTCTCGTATAACCATAAAA
This window of the Lottiidibacillus patelloidae genome carries:
- a CDS encoding thiol-disulfide oxidoreductase DCC family protein, whose protein sequence is MEKIILFDGVCNLCNFGVQFVIKRDPKKQFKFASIQSEIGEKLMIKHYGKVELDSFVYIEGKNSYKKSTAALKVCKHLRGAWKLLFILLIIPTPIRDFFYGKIAKNRYKMFGKKDSCMLPSPELKERFLS